DNA from Acidobacteriota bacterium:
ATAGGCCACCAGGCGCAACAGGCTGTCCCCCTGACTATGGCCGTAGGCATCGTTAACGTTCTTGAAGCCGTTCAGGTCGATCATCAGGATACTGACGGGTACGCCCTCGGCCAAAGCCTGGGCGACGGCGCTTTCGGCCAGACGGCGATTGCCCATACCGGTGAGGGTGTCGGTGCTGGCGAGCGTCGAGGCCTGCTCCAGCTTCTCACGAGCGTGGCGCAGTTCTTCATTCAACTGCCGCGCCTGCGCTTCGCCCTCCTGTCGCGCCAGCGTGGCAAATTCGCGCAGCTCGAGCACCAGGGCATGCAATTGGCGGCGGGTTTCGATAGTGGGTTCTGAGTTGGCGATCGCTTCCAGGCGCGTGGCGTGGCCCTGCAGCGCGTCACTATGGGCCGCGCCGGTTTGGGCGATGGTGGCGCCGGTACGCGCCAGGATGCGGATAATATCGCGGTATTCGGCCTCGCGGCGGTTCACCGCCTCGGTGAGTGAGCGCAGCGCCTCGACTGCCTGGGTGCGGGTCTTTTCGAGCGTGGCCTTGTCCGGGACCTGTTCGGACGGCGGCTTGAGGTAGCTCAGGATGGCCTGCATGTCCTCGCGGAACTGGCCGCCCAGGCCACGCGACATTTCCCCGGCGGCGGTTTCGAGCGCCTGCAACAGATGCAGATAGCCCTCACCGAGCAGCCGGATGCGGCCCTCGAGGCTGTCCCATTCCTGCCAATGGCGTTTGAGCGATATCATGAGTGCCCTTGCTCCGCCTACGGTCCCTGGAGTAGGCTGACAATGTTCCACACAGGATACGCCATGACCAAACGCATTGCTACCGGCTTGGTGACGGGCCTGGCCGTCGCCGGCTTTTCCCTACTGGCACAGGCACAAGTGGTGCCTGCGCCCACACCGCAGGAACTGGCGCGCTGGAGCCAGGAAGCCACAGCGGTGACCATCACACGCGACAACTGGGGAATCGCGCACGTGCACGGCGCGACCGACGCCGAGGCGGTCTTTGGCATGGAATACGCCCAGGCCGAGGATGATTTCCATCGCGTTGAGACCAACTATATCAATGCGATAGGCGAGCTGGCGCAGGCCGAAGGGCCGTCGCAAATCTGGCGCGATCTGCGCATGAAGCTGTTCATGGACCCTGCGGCGCTAAAGCAGAAGTACGCCGCCAGCCCGGCGTGGCTGCAAAAGCTCGACGACGCCTTTGCCGACGGCCTGAATTACTACCTGTACACGCACCCGGAGGTGCATCCGCGCGTGATTCACCGCTTTTACCCCTGGATGGCCTATGCCTTCAGCGAAGGCAGCATCGGCGGCGATATCGAACGCGCCAGCCTGCACTCGATTGCCGCGTTTTACGGGACCCAACCGGGCGGCATCGATCCGGCGGCGCCACGCTTCGCCGAAAATTTTTTACCTCCGCATCCCGGAGGGTCGAACGGCATCGCCATCGCACCCAGGAACACGCTTGACCACCACGCCATCCTGGTGATCAACCCGCACACGTCGTTTTACTTTCGCTCGGAGCTGCAAATGTCGAGCGACCAGGGGCTCGATGCCTACGGCGCGGTGACCTGGGGACAGTTTTTCGTCTACCAGGGCTTCAATACGCGCTTGGGCTGGATGCACACCTCGGCAGAAACCACCAACAATATTGATTTCTATCTGGAGACCGTCAGCAAGCGCGGCGATCACTACGTCTACAAGTACGGCAATCAGGAGTTACCGGTGACGCAGCGGGTCATCGAAATTCCCTACAAAACCGCGCACGGCATGGCGGTGCGACGCTTCACGGCCTACTGGACGCGGCACGGGC
Protein-coding regions in this window:
- a CDS encoding GGDEF domain-containing protein, yielding MISLKRHWQEWDSLEGRIRLLGEGYLHLLQALETAAGEMSRGLGGQFREDMQAILSYLKPPSEQVPDKATLEKTRTQAVEALRSLTEAVNRREAEYRDIIRILARTGATIAQTGAAHSDALQGHATRLEAIANSEPTIETRRQLHALVLELREFATLARQEGEAQARQLNEELRHAREKLEQASTLASTDTLTGMGNRRLAESAVAQALAEGVPVSILMIDLNGFKNVNDAYGHSQGDSLLRLVAYQTRRLVRDADLVCRWGGDEFVVIMRHADLDLARATAERILSEGFGEFLLTRAEEDARVVVGASIGAAASQPNDTAETLLDRADRDMYAEKRRRKLAATPTR